One genomic window of Misgurnus anguillicaudatus chromosome 12, ASM2758022v2, whole genome shotgun sequence includes the following:
- the npy8ar gene encoding neuropeptide Y receptor Y8a, which translates to MDASSSPTPENVSNSTAGLGQVTWAESNVCPPSVSGTTLLIVAYSTVIAVGLVGNACLVYIISRQKEMRNVTNILIANLSCSDILMCVVCLPVTVIYTLMDRWIFGEMLCKVTPFVQCMSVTVSIFSLVLIALERHQLIIHPTGWTPAAGHSYLAVAVTWMVACFISLPFLSFNILTNAPFQNLSLPFNPFSDHVICMELWPSERNRLAYTTSLLLFQYCLPLLLILLCYLRIFLRLRRRRDMVEQATEARRRKTRGAQRVNAMLVVIVVAFALCWLPLNVFNTIFDWYHQALPSCQHDVIFSACHLTAMASICVNPVVYGFLNTNFQKELKATLQRCHCGWGVAETYENFPLSTVTTDVTKVTSMQRGSLIRSEQCAHR; encoded by the coding sequence ATGGATGCTTCTTCGTCCCCTACCCCAGAAAACGTCAGCAACAGCACGGCTGGGTTGGGCCAGGTGACATGGGCGGAGTCCAACGTGTGCCCGCCTTCTGTGAGCGGCACGACCCTTCTGATCGTGGCGTACAGCACCGTTATAGCGGTGGGTTTGGTGGGCAACGCCTGTTTGGTCTACATCATATCCAGGCAGAAAGAAATGAGGAACGTCACCAATATCCTCATCGCCAACCTCTCGTGCTCCGACATCCTCATGTGCGTGGTGTGCCTCCCCGTGACGGTCATCTACACCCTGATGGACCGCTGGATCTTCGGAGAGATGCTTTGTAAAGTCACGCCGTTCGTGCAGTGCATGTCGGTCACTGTTTCTATCTTCTCGCTGGTTCTGATTGCTTTGGAGCGACATCAACTCATCATCCACCCCACTGGTTGGACACCCGCCGCCGGGCATTCTTATCTGGCCGTGGCAGTCACGTGGATGGTGGCCTGTTTCATTTCTCTACCTTTCCTCTCGTTCAACATCCTCACCAACGCTCCTTTCCAGAACCTCAGCCTGCCCTTTAACCCCTTTAGCGACCACGTGATCTGCATGGAGCTCTGGCCGTCTGAACGCAACCGCTTGGCCTACACCACTTCTCTTCTGCTGTTCCAATACTGTCTGCCCTTGCTCCTGATTCTGCTCTGCTACCTGCGCATCTTCCTGCGTCTGCGCAGACGACGAGACATGGTGGAGCAGGCCACGGAAGCCCGGCGAAGGAAAACGCGAGGTGCTCAGCGCGTCAACGCCATGCTGGTCGTGATCGTGGTTGCCTTCGCGCTATGCTGGCTGCCGCTCAACGTCTTCAACACAATCTTTGACTGGTACCACCAAGCCCTACCTTCATGCCAGCACGATGTCATCTTCTCCGCCTGTCACCTGACCGCCATGGCCTCCATCTGCGTCAACCCGGTGGTGTACGGCTTTCTCAACACCAACTTTCAGAAAGAGCTCAAAGCGACGCTTCAGCGCTGCCACTGCGGCTGGGGTGTAGCGGAGACCTACGAGAACTTTCCTCTTTCAACGGTGACCACAGACGTTACCAAGGTCACCTCCATGCAGCGAGGGTCTCTGATCAGATCCGAACAGTGCGCTCACCGCTAA